The segment AAGAATCATAAGGAACTATAACAAAGCCCTGGGTTTTCATACCATGAATTATTGGAAGACCTTCAAAAGCCCCTCTGCTTTAGCTATATCTAAACGGGAAACCCATACAAACCACAAGAAAAAAGAAACCTTTACAGTTGAACAAGTCCAAGAAAAAGAAGGCGGAATTGAAATTCACCAGTGGAAGTAAAGATAGAAGACACCATGAAAAAGCGAAATCCTTATACAGGATTTCGCTTGTTGGCTAGTTCTTTTTGTCTTCGGATGAAGCTGAATCCGTTTCTTTTACCGTTTCCGTTTTTTGCTCCTCTTTAGACGAGCCGGAAACTTTCTCTTTCACTTGCGTAGTAGCTTCGGTCGCTTTTTCTTTTGCCTGGTTGGCCAAGTCGGCTGCTTTTTCTTTCACTTGGCTCAATTTTCCGCTTCCGTCGCTTTCGGAATTGCGGCTTGCCAATTTTTCTTTCACGGTGACTTGGAGTTCTTTGCCGCTTTTCGGTGCCAGAAGAAGGGCTACGGCTGATCCGATCGCCGCTCCGCTTAAAAGACCCGCAAAAAATCCACTGCCGGCTTTACTTTTCGCTGCATCCGGCTCGCCTGGGATTTTCCCGGCGCGCTGCAAACGCTCTTCCACTTCGTCCACAATCTCGTTGACCGTGCGGCCGCTTACTTCCACGAGGGATCCTTGGAAGGAAAGATGGTCGTAGCTTTCCGAGTTGCGGACGACCAGGACATCGTATTGGGATGCTTTTTCTTTCTGGTCAAACATGTCTGCCTGATAGCCTCTTTTTTCTAATGCGAGTTGGATGTCTGTAAACGGATGTTCTACTGCAATTTTTGGCATAGTATCAACCCTCTTTCTTTTATTATGGTTATTCTTGTGTCTTTCCCTTTTTCCTCCTTGGGTTAAACTTCCAATCGTCAAATTAGCGGGCAAGAAGATGAAAAAAAGAAAAAACTGCCCCTCTCGAGTAAGAAAAACTTAAGAGGGAACAGTTCACTGGTTGGATTATTAACGATGCGTATTTTTTGAGACAGCACGGCCGTCTTTTTCAGGAAAGACGTTCT is part of the Planococcus shenhongbingii genome and harbors:
- a CDS encoding YkuS family protein, with the translated sequence MPKIAVEHPFTDIQLALEKRGYQADMFDQKEKASQYDVLVVRNSESYDHLSFQGSLVEVSGRTVNEIVDEVEERLQRAGKIPGEPDAAKSKAGSGFFAGLLSGAAIGSAVALLLAPKSGKELQVTVKEKLASRNSESDGSGKLSQVKEKAADLANQAKEKATEATTQVKEKVSGSSKEEQKTETVKETDSASSEDKKN